From Cupriavidus oxalaticus:
GCGGGCGTCGGCGCCGGACATCGGCTTGGCGCCGGCGGCGGCCGTGTCCGTGGCCGCGGCGGCGGCACGCGGCAGCGCCCACACCGACTCGGCCGGTCCGCTGCGCGCACGCCGCCGGGTGGCGCGGGCGAGGGCGACGAAGCCTGCCGCCAGCGCGATGGCGCCGATATCGAAGCCGGCGATGATCCAGTGCCCGCTGGGGATGCTGCGCAGCAGGTGGTCGCCGGTCAGGATGGCGTTGGACAGCGGCACGGCCAGCGCGGCCAGTGCCGCAGTAGATTCCGCTGACCGGGATGCCCGGAGTGTTGGAGAAGGGGCGTCGAAAGGTGGCACAACCGCCACCCAGCGGCGCAACGGACCCGACGCCATGGAATCCACGCCACGGAATCGACGCCACGGAAGCGGCGCTGCCGCCCCCTTGCGTGACTTCAGTGGGGGAACAGTGCCAGCAGCCCGTCCAGCCCGACATGGTTGAACGCCACGCTGGCCTGCGCGCGCACCACCGGCTTGGCGCGGAAGGCCACCGAGAGCCCGGCTACGGCCATCATCTTGAGGTCATTGGAACCGTCGCCCATGACGATGGCCTGGTCCGGCGTGGCGCCGATCTGTGCGCAGACTTCCCGCACGGTACGGGCCTTGACGTCGGCATTGACGATCTCGCCGACCACGCTGCCGGTCAGCTTGCCGTCGACGATTTCCAGCGTGTTGGCGCGGGTGAAGTCCAGCTTCAGGCGCGGCTTGAGCTGGTCGGTGAAGTGGACGAAGCCTCCGGACACCAGCAGCGTCTTGATGCCCAGCGCCTGCACGGCCTGCAGCATGCGCTCGGCACCCGGCGACAGGCGCAGGCGCTCCGCGTAGACGCGGTCGAGCACGCTGGCGTCCAGGCCCTTTAGCAGCGCCACGCGGCGCCGCAGGCTTTCGTTGAAGTCGGTGATCTCGCCACGCATCGCGGCTTCGGTGATGGCGGAGACCTCGGCCTTGAGGCCGCAGAAGTCGGCGATCTCGTCGATGCACTCGATCGTGATCAGCGTCGAGTCCATGTCCATCGCCACCAGCCGGAAATCCGACAGCCTGCGTCCGGCCGGGACCACGGCCCAGTCGATCGCGCGCGGACCGCAGAAATCATCCAGCGCATCGCGCAGCGCCGGCGTCAGCGGCGCGCAGTCCTCGGCGGCAGCCACGGTGTCGCTGCGCGGCACCAGCGCGGAGGCGCGGGCGAGGGTGCGGGCGGTGTCGAGGTCGGCGGCGGAAAGCGGGGCGGTGCTCTGGAGGATCAGGGGCATGGCAGGTGAGGATCGGGCGCGCGCAGCATGGCGGGCAGGCAGGGCGGCAACGCGGAAAAACCGCTATTGTAGCCGCCCTGGCCGGCTGGCTGAGCACTGCCCGGATGCTCAGCGCCGCGCCATCAGCATGTAGTCCACCGTCAGGTTGGACAGCGCGCGCACGCCGTTGATCAGCGCCGGCTCGTCCACATAGAACTCGGGCGAGTGGTTGAAGGGCGCCCTGGTCACATCCTGAGCCTGGTGTCACGCCAGACATAGTTGGTCAGGCCATGCGCAGGCTATCCACCACCTTATGCAGGAACGCTTCGCACGCCGCCAGCTGCTCCAGCGCGACAAACTCATCCGGCTTGTGCGCCTGCTGGATATCGCCAGGCCCGCACACCACCGCCGGAATGCCCGCGCGCTGGAACAGCCCGGCCTCGGTGCCATAGGCAACCTTGTTGGTCTCGCGATCGGCCGTCAGCGCGCGCACCAGCTGCGTGATCGCGGCCTGCTCGGCAACATCCAGCGACGGCGCGGCGGCAATCTTGCTGAGCGTCAGGTCGGCATCGGCATGCTCGGCGCGCATCTTCGGCAGCAGCACGTCGTTGGCGTAGGCATGGATCCGCGCGTAGATCGCTTCCGGATCCACCCCGGGCAAATTGCGGAACTCGAATACGAACTCGCACAGCGCCGGGATGGTGTTGAGCGCGATCCCGCCCTGGATAGTGCCGGTCTGCGCGGTGGTATAAGGCACGTCGAAGGCCTGGTCGTAAGGGCCGTTGGCCTTGAATTCATCGGCGATATCGCGGATGAAGCAGATCAGCCGCGCCGCGTATTCGATCGCATTGACGCCGCGCGGCGTCAGCGACGAGTGCGCGGCCTGGCCCCGCACGCAGCAGCGGTAGGCATTGATGCCCTTGTGCGCGACGATCACGCGCATGCTGGTCGGCTCGCCCACGATGCAGCCGCCGGGCGTCACGCCGCGGTCGCGCAGTTCGGCCAGCAGGTAGGGCGCGCCCATGCAGCCGATTTCTTCATCGAAGGAGAGGGCGTAGTGCACCGGCTCGCGCAGCTTCGCGCCGAGGATGGCTGGCAGCAGCGACAGGCTGGTGCCGATGAAGCCCTTCATGTCGCAGGTGCCGCGGCCATAGAGCTTGCCGTCGC
This genomic window contains:
- the serB gene encoding phosphoserine phosphatase SerB; amino-acid sequence: MPLILQSTAPLSAADLDTARTLARASALVPRSDTVAAAEDCAPLTPALRDALDDFCGPRAIDWAVVPAGRRLSDFRLVAMDMDSTLITIECIDEIADFCGLKAEVSAITEAAMRGEITDFNESLRRRVALLKGLDASVLDRVYAERLRLSPGAERMLQAVQALGIKTLLVSGGFVHFTDQLKPRLKLDFTRANTLEIVDGKLTGSVVGEIVNADVKARTVREVCAQIGATPDQAIVMGDGSNDLKMMAVAGLSVAFRAKPVVRAQASVAFNHVGLDGLLALFPH
- the argE gene encoding acetylornithine deacetylase codes for the protein MPAQAAAPSQTVNDHAARGSALEWTQRLVAYDTTSRHSNLGLIETVRDHFLAKGLKPHLSYNPQQDKANLFVTVPAADGGTNGGIVLSGHTDVVPVDGQDWTTDPFRPVIRDGKLYGRGTCDMKGFIGTSLSLLPAILGAKLREPVHYALSFDEEIGCMGAPYLLAELRDRGVTPGGCIVGEPTSMRVIVAHKGINAYRCCVRGQAAHSSLTPRGVNAIEYAARLICFIRDIADEFKANGPYDQAFDVPYTTAQTGTIQGGIALNTIPALCEFVFEFRNLPGVDPEAIYARIHAYANDVLLPKMRAEHADADLTLSKIAAAPSLDVAEQAAITQLVRALTADRETNKVAYGTEAGLFQRAGIPAVVCGPGDIQQAHKPDEFVALEQLAACEAFLHKVVDSLRMA